The Schistocerca nitens isolate TAMUIC-IGC-003100 chromosome 6, iqSchNite1.1, whole genome shotgun sequence DNA segment gggAGCGAGTACTACGTATATGATACACGGATTAGTGTAGCAGTCATAAAAACAAAGTCATTTTTCTCCTTGGCATTATTTTCTCGCTAAATTTCACACTCTCACTTTCTCCTCAGAGCGTCAAAATGTTTTtgttgcacccacctacatagtgagaaatgatcatcttcataaaataagagaaatcagagctcgcacggaaaggtttaagttttcatttttcccGGACGCTCTTCGAGAGTGAAACGGcacagaagtagcttaaaggtggctcgatgaacctccTGGAagatacttaattgtgaattgcagagtaatcagtagatgtagatgtcctaagCCTATTTCTACAACATCAGTCCGATTACAGTTGCACGAACTCTAACTCGGCGGCTCCCAAGTTTCTGGTCACTGCCAAGGATGCGATAGCGCAACGCTCTACGTTTCGAAATGATGCAACGTTCGGTGTAACATGATCTCATCAGTCATTACTAACTTGTGTGTGAGAGCTGGTTGGGCTGAATCAATATAAATTTTACGCCTATATGTGTCTATTTCCCAGTGTTAAAAATGGACGTGAAGTCCCAAGCTGAGAACCTAATTTGACTGTACTTCTGCCGTTATATTTTTGGGTTTAAACAATGTTGTACCACCTAAAAACCCACAGAACCCGTTTCTCATCATATATTCTAAGGGGCATGATACATCGAAGGTTGTATGTGACTCAGAAGAAACAGTTGCAGTAAAAGACTTTTTATTTCTTCAAGACTGTGAGAGCCATATATGATACTTTTTCGATAGGAGGAAGTGTCATTTATATTCTCATAGAGATCCTCTATTTTGTTGCATGTCTTTCAGTTTATAGCGCTACCAGAAACTGTTAAACGTTGATAACCCGTATTGTACTCCGTAGTGTAGTCGAGGACCTatccgtatacagggtgttcggcaattcccgttagaaacttctaggacttgtagagtggagtaagtacataatattttgaagaggaactcatgtctggaaacgtactgtttccgttcttcgattgtttcaattcagatgtttagctCATCCACTTCGGCTTGAGTAAttcaattaggcgtgacgcagtacagttacTAGGTAACAATTGTAAGCAAGCAAACATAACGAAACGCCCATTTATCACGTAAtcccatttgtttgtattaatacttaAACATTACGTTACGTATGTACTGTATGCTGAGCtcctttttgttttggaataaagtAAACATGTATTTTCCGAACACCATGCATATCCTATAACAAAATCGATTTATGtattattatttacattctgcAACTTTTTCCAATGATTTGTAGAGGAAAATTTGGGTATTTGATACTATTTGTTTGAAGTGTCCCACATTCTGAACTTTTGGTTtgagtaagccggccggtgtggccgagcggttctgggcgctacagtctggaaccgcgtgacctctacggtcgcagattcgaatcctgcctcggcatggatgtgtgtgatgtccttaggctagttaggtttaagtagttctaagttctaggggactgatgacctcagatgttaagttccatagtgctcagagccatttgaaccatttttttatagtttgAGTATACTGTTCCAGAGTTAATATTTGTTTCTTAGAAATCGGAAATGTGTCTTTATCTGACGTAGCACTCTGCTGGCTTGTACGTAAGCGAACAATTGTCGTAGTACGTATACTCTTCATATGTCAAACAAAATTGCGTGAGTCGAACGATGCAACTCTACGTTGCTTAGGAGAAATCTGAGTAAataatactttttttcattttcacggATTCTATATCTTGTAGTTGTAGATAGATGGTCTTCACCGCTTGATTAGGTATCGAAGAGAAACAAAAACACAGGAAGGAAAGACTCGTAAATTCAGTCAGTACAAGAACGGAGATCAAAATCGTCGtcgccattttcaaaggaaccacttaaCTTTTTTAGCGAAATAACGGAAAGTGTAAACCTAGATGGCGAGAATAGAATCTGAAATCCACTGCTTTCCAAGGCTAGCCCGTGTAGCAAGGACAAAGCTACTGCATTCAGAGTATGTGCAACGAGGTAGTTATTTTATTAATACTATAAGTATTCCAAGGAAATATCATGTCTATCAATGGGATTTACACTTTTACAATGACAAAAGCTAATTATGTTGACCCTAAGAACTGATTCGTTGAAATACAGATCAAAACTGTTTCAAATTACACTTCGTTATCAGCCTATATTTGCTACGTTATTCTAGCAATCTGTACAACGCTAATAGTTCGCGAAGTATTTGTGGCAACACGTGTGCACGAAGGGGAATGTTTCAAAACAGCAGGCAGCAAAGAACAAACGGATGAGTGGGAAACATCCGTCATCGCTGTGCCTCTCCTTCACATCCTGTTCTGACACTGCGCGGTTCGAGGAAGAGCGCGCTGAGAGAGGCGTAGATAAAAACTCTAGCCGTGCGGCTGCTTTTGTTCTAGCCGGTTTCACGTGGCCGCGGCCGGAAACGCTTACGTAACGGCGTGACGGGCTCGTGTTCGTGCCGCTTTAAAACGCGGCGTCCGCGCCAGCTGTACGGCATTCGCTTATCTCGACCGCCAGGGGCCAGGTGGAGCGGCAGCATCAGCGGAAGCATGGTTAAGGGCGTCAGTTGCAGGACCGTCGGCTGCCGGCTGGCGGACGCCGAAGTCCTCACCAGGATCGAGTGCGAGCTGGTGGTGAGTCGGCGCCTCGGCACTCGCGACTTCGAGTTCCTCGACGTCAAGCTGGCCAAACTGGGTGGCGACGGGCTGGGCTTCATGAGCGAGCAGTACGCCGTGGACGTCCGGATCCGCACCGCCGACAGCAAACTCTGCAACCTCAGGTTCTTCGCCAAGACTCTACCGCGTCAGTCGCGCCTACGGGAAGACTTTATCGCAGCCTACGGTTGCTTCAACAGGGAAGTGGCGTTCTACTCGACTGTTGCGCCCTTGCTCAAGACTGCTCTGCAGCAGAACGGGGGCAAACAGAAGTATATACCGGAATGCTACTTCACGACCAAGGACACACTCGTCTTCGAAGATCTGACCGAGGGCGATTTCCGAAGTTTGGAGCCCGGTCAGGCTTTGGACTACGACCACTGCTCGCTCGTACTGAAGAATCTTGCCGCTCTGCACGCGGCCAGTATCTTGCACGAGGAGAACGTTATCAAGTCGGAGGGGAAGATCTACCGCATAAGTGACAGCTGTTCAGTCGACCTAGTGGACAAGACGACTGCCACGGTGGAGATAGACGGGAAGGCGAGGAACTGGTTCGATTCGTGCGTCAAGACTGTGGAGCCGCTCTTGGAGCTGCTGCCCAAGTACAAGGGGAAGTGCGACGCGATCCGAGCCGAGCTGCCGCGCATGCGTGCGGTAGCCGAAAGACTGTTGTCCCCGTCTGACGAGCTCCGCAATGTGGTGTGCCACGGCGACCTGTGGACGAGCAACCTGCTGTTCCGCTACCAGGCGGACAGCCCTACGCAGGTGCGCTTCGTCGACTTCCAGATGGCGCGGTACCTGCCGCCCAGCACTGACATCATGGTGTTCCTGCACCTGTCGACGCGGCGGAGCTTCCGCCAGCAGTGGGAGCCGCGCCTGCTCGGCGAGTACTACGAGGCGCTGGAGCGAGAGCTGTGGCACGGCGGCGTCGACGCGCAGCGGGTGCTGCCGCGCCAGCAGTTCCTGGACAGCTGCGAGGCGGCGCGCGACCTGGGGCGGGCCGTGGCGGCCGCCTACTGCCCCACCGTCCTCATGCCCGCAGAGCACACCGACGGCATGCTGCGCATGCGTGACGACTTCGAACGCATCCTGCTAGTAGACCGGGGCCGGGAAGTCTGCGAGTGCTTTCTCGAGTACCCCGACTACCGCGACAGGGTTACGGAGGTCGTGCAAGAGTTTGTGGATCACTGTATCCTGTCCTCGAATCCCAGCATTCAAAATGACTGACGATGGCCATAAGAACCCGTTGCATTTCTTTCTAAAATCTCACGCCCTGAGGCGTTTGTGTCCTAGTCCTTAAACTGTAAGACTGATTTTTCAGACCGACGGACTGCAGTTCGCGATACATCAACAACATTCGTCAGTAATTACGCAACGAGTCAGTTGCATAATCGTCATCATTAAAAAATCTAACCATTCACCTGTCTCATCTCCATCAAAATCTCATAAGTACCAGTGTTTATATAATGTCTtaagtatttaaaataaaataaattttttgtatctTTTCGACGCTGATTTTGATTCTGTCAAGATCCATATTTACTCTTATCTTTCAGGCTGCAATGTTAAAATCTTTCCTCCTTCCACTGATTTTTCTTTCAGGCCGCTGAGAAGGTTATAGTTAATTCACTTTAACACCTAATAGAATTTGATGAGTGTTTGTTGAAATAACGTGGGCAATGTAGATGCCATTACACTAGCCTTCTATTTATTGTTTAAACTACTTTAAAATGTGAGCACTGTTTTCAGTTTGCGTCCGCTCGATAGCGTGGCTACCAAACACAGACAGAATATCCTTCATTTTTGGTTAGTGACAAGTGAAAATGACTCGACAGAGGTATTATATTTTCGCTTAGGTGAACACCGAAGCATTATCAAAGTAGATGAACTAAAAAATAACAAGTAATAGCTCTACACTGATTTAAAAGGCAATACCTTAGTTGCAGCTGGAGCAGGTGCAATATTGCAAATTGCATCGATGTTTAGTCGACGTATTCATAATACAATACCAGTCAGTCTGGAACAATTACATTTTTTATATGACCAGGACGAAATGCATAAACTTACATAACTACCTAGGGTGCTAAAATATTTTTTGAGAAAAACCTACTGCTTTTTGCTGGTACCAATGTCCTTGGAAGGATATACTAAAAAACGCTATTAAGGACTGACGCAAAAAATTAATCACTGAGACTCTAACATATATCGGTATTTACTTCTTCAAGTTGTTTGGAAGGGGCAGGTAGGAACGGTACACTCGTTTGCTGTGTACAAAAGCAGTTCACATGTACATGTTAATAATAAtgagtgtaaaaatggttcaaatggctctgagcactatgggacttaacttctgaggtcatcagtcccctagaacttagaactacataaacctagctaaccaaaggacatcacacacatctatgcccgaggcaggattggaacctgcgaccgtagcagtcgcgctaatGAGTGTaagtatatcttttttttttattgcaggatGATATCACTGTTGTGTGTGTAACCTCTTAATCTAACGACGCTTCACAGCAGACATGACAGTAAAGGTGTTTCAACCAGCACCGTCACAGATATTTAGCGATGTAGTGCTGTTGAACACTGACTTACGCCACTACTTTTCCTAAGCACTTTCTCCACGTTTCTGCACTGCTGTGAGTATGGTCTCACACGATATGGTTAAAATGATCGTATTCAAAGTAATTCGATGAAACTTCAGGCCAGCAGGTACTTCATAGCTGTTTAGCAGACTTAAGAGTTCACCTATCTCTTTCAAAATCTCACGTGGCATCATTTGATGAAATTTCTATGGGCTACAGAACTTCTTTTATGACAGGTAGATGATTACAATTTATTATTTGTAACTGTATAAAGAACAGTTATCGACAATGAAATTAACAACCAAAACAAGTTAAGATGTTGTCCTTTTATGAAATAATCATCATGCATTCTGACAGTGGTGCCCTCAGTCAATAGGTGCATATGAACAAACCTTGCGATATGTTCATTTGTGTAAAAGTGTAACTAGTTCGTTAACATTCATTTGTGATTAATGTGTATTAGTGATGAATGCGAGATATAACTTAATTTTCACTCTTAGCATCAGATACACTTCACCAGTATCATAAACTAAGCGACATAATCTGGCAGGTTCTTGATGTGCCGAATCAATATAACTGCGACCTGTTTCCCATTCTCACGGGCTGGCAGAAAGGCAGAGCACTTATAAGAAGAGTGTCGTTACTGAAAGCGTCTGTATGAACAGCCGTGTGATTTGACAGAATCGTACTTGCAGCGTGCGCAGGTAAAGACCCGGCGATAACATTACGCACTCCACCCAGAGAGTGCCCTTGTCTGAGAGATAACGGCCGACGGCAATGTTTACAACTTACGGCGCGCGGGGTAATGGACTGATACCAAAGTCCGCTGGCGTCAGCTATCACGCGCAAACACGCGCTTGTTGTATTATGACTGGAAGGTCACTGGCATCACGAAAACAGGCGAAAGTCCAGCGTGTTTTGTGCGTGATCCCGATGCGTTTCACACAAGAGTTTGCCGTATCCGTTCAGGTCTAATGATCTTTGGGGGTCAGCTATCAACAAGAAGTCATCAGCTTAAGTGAGTAGGTTAATGAATCCTTTTAAAATTGCAGTGGGCACCACCTTTTTTAGTCTGTCGCACAGATGCAACATGCATCGCAGGCAACTCATGAAGCGCTACACATACAGCTGTAGGACTCGCATTAATTGATGACTCACCCAAGCGTTTGGACGACAGTCTTATATTGGAaatggaatcttttatttactGCTCTTGGTTCCACATAATTACTCCAAGTATTCGCATATAATACAGAGGTGCCTATGTTACACAGAAGGAGCATCAGAACTTTTTCAGTTTTGACTCCGATTTTCTAGTGTATTGATCGTTGTATACTTTAGTCTGTGATGAGTGTAGTATTTATTACAGATGCCAATGAATTACATACTGCAATCACCTAACTCACCATCACCATAGCGTCATATTGAGCACGTAATTATCTGAGGTATCTAACCATAGTAGCATTGACAAAGTTTTGCACTTCCTTAGATTTATATTTCTCTCCATTCATGGAAGGCACTTAGCTTCACTCGTAGACAGTGACTAGTTTTAAAGAACGGTATCAGGAGTGATTAAATCACTGATCAGTATTACACAGCGAATGCGATAATACGGATTCTTTTATGAAAATTACCCGTGCCTTTCGAGGTCATCTATAATTTTTCTGTAGCTACGATTTCTTATCTTAGTTTTTTGGCTGGAAGTGCTTTTTAAGACAGCTAGTTGATAATCACGCTATCGCGGCCAGTAGAAATCAGTGCACAGCTGTCCCTTATTGTCCCCTCACTCGCTGTGTTCTGTAATTGGACGCGTGCTTATTGTCACCGTTTCCATTTCATTTAGCCTTTTATATTTTCCGTTGGTTAAAAGAGGACTTGCTATTACGTAGACGTTGCATAAGTGATTAACAAGTGTGAATGCAGATACATCTTTAAACCTTCTGTACCATGTCGTGGAGTGTATGACACCGTTGGTAATAACGCACCTGTTGTATTCGGATATTTAGGTTGGTATTTATCTTGGTTTTAGTCGAAAGCAGTAATCTAAGTGCCGGTATCAGGTTTCGCTAGCATCCACGAGAGAAAGGTAAATAATtgacaacaataataaaaaacaaaagtatTTCGTTATCTCCATCAAGTACCTATGGTATTATTGTCAGCTTCGGTTTCGAGATATGATTTAAATACAGTACCAGATTATCCTTTGACGttaatctgttacattttatacaacCTAGTATCTGACGATCGAAAACTCCTTCCcgatttatttctatattttcacaGCTTCTATACCTCCTACTGACATCTTAAGCCTCAGCTGGTTTTGGAAAAGGAAACTA contains these protein-coding regions:
- the LOC126262534 gene encoding uncharacterized protein LOC126262534; the protein is MVKGVSCRTVGCRLADAEVLTRIECELVVSRRLGTRDFEFLDVKLAKLGGDGLGFMSEQYAVDVRIRTADSKLCNLRFFAKTLPRQSRLREDFIAAYGCFNREVAFYSTVAPLLKTALQQNGGKQKYIPECYFTTKDTLVFEDLTEGDFRSLEPGQALDYDHCSLVLKNLAALHAASILHEENVIKSEGKIYRISDSCSVDLVDKTTATVEIDGKARNWFDSCVKTVEPLLELLPKYKGKCDAIRAELPRMRAVAERLLSPSDELRNVVCHGDLWTSNLLFRYQADSPTQVRFVDFQMARYLPPSTDIMVFLHLSTRRSFRQQWEPRLLGEYYEALERELWHGGVDAQRVLPRQQFLDSCEAARDLGRAVAAAYCPTVLMPAEHTDGMLRMRDDFERILLVDRGREVCECFLEYPDYRDRVTEVVQEFVDHCILSSNPSIQND